The Diabrotica virgifera virgifera chromosome 4, PGI_DIABVI_V3a genome segment TTTTGGAAGATAACTTTTCTGAAAGCGATGTTGATGTTGACGATGAGTTAAAGTGTTGGCTACATGATGATACTGAACCATCAACTAGTcaaatacgccagtcaatgggagcaaggataggatattacctccaaattctatcctactgcatggattttaatgaaattttgggcctagcttctacttatctcctaattcaaagtctaccctatcccgatgtgtgcttttatcttgggggtggttcccaccccttcttaagggtggaaaattttttggttaaaattaccacggaattcgctagagaacctaattctaagcaaaaactgttccataatttttttttgaaaactcaatactttttgagatattcgtggttgaaaacccttttcgaacggttttttgcgaataccttaaaaactatgcatctaactaagaaaactatattaaacatttttgtaggttataaaaaaacaaagagagaCTTGCCTTATTAAATCTTCCAGTTATacaaaaaagagatatggtaggtgaaaatattttgttttttggtacattctcaaattggtgtattcaacttgaaataacagaaaaacggtcgattttaggtgtataatgctactaatatcTTTTGaggtgcttgaaaagacctttacaATGAGCTATAtgaaaggtccattacattaaaactgaGCGAGATATgatgcaaacaaaattgataactaatgtatttttagaaattttttttttttttgtaagcatttattaacaatcagaattacatattctataagctaatttgataacaagtacaataacatatatcaatgtattattgtacactaaaatggcgttatgaggtacatcacccagcggtttcacctcagtttcagcgaagatctatgggccataatcttcgcaatcttctgttgtttagtggctgcagtaatggtaatattaattggttggggtggtcttccaatttctcgtgatgtctgttggctctttcttgaattactgtgctgactaacgggatgtttaggtctgtatgaagggtttggttggaaatgtaccacggggcatttgcgatggtgcgtagaatttttgattgagttctttggataatttttgtgttttatttgctggcacaactccatagttctataccgtacgtccatataggtttgatgactgttttataaatcagtaaatgatgactgttttatatatagaaaaaatgagaagtaattttaacccacatccaccaaaatgtaaatgcataattttccctccaaaataccttttattatagtgttatttctatgttcaaaaagttggacgggtttaaaatgaatggtttttgaaaaaacaaagATCAAAttttagagcgcatttttaaattttcttaaaaattttcctttttctccatgtaacttgaaaatgataagagatagagtaatgaaaaataaaaaggaaatttttatctgaaaaatccctacatttttgtgtaatATCTTtctttcgtatctcttatctttttcgagttacatggaggaaaaggaagatttctaagaaaatttaaaaatgcgctctataatttgatcttatttttttcaaaaaccattcacttTAATCtagtccaactttttaaacatagaaataacactataataaaaagtattgtagaagaaaaacgatgtaggtatttaaattctgatggatgaggggttaaatatacttctcatttcttcttaaaatacattagtcatcaattttttgcagaatatctcgcttagtttgcatgtaatcgacaattagtattgctcattttaaaggtcttttccagcactacaaaagttattagtatcattatacacctaaaatcgacagtttctctgttatttcaagttgaatacaccgatttgagcatgcagcaaaaaaacgaactcttcttacctaccatatccctatttgtattttaactagaagatttatgaagggacgaatctctttgttttttataacctacagaaatatgttatatagtttttttattagatgcatagtttttaatttattcgcAAAAATTCGTACGAAAAAATACGAATTCgtacgaataactcaaaaagtattgagttttaaaaaaataattatagaacagttttgcttaaaattatgttctgtagcctcttccgtggctattttaaccaaaacatttttcaccctcgagaaggggtgagaaccacccccaagataaaagctcacatcggcatagggtagactttgtttcttgagctattccctacttactgtaaaaatatcaagtaaatctatgtagtaggatggaattcggagccaaataccctcattgactgccctaaaagtGAGAATACCATTTTtacaacgaaaaaaaaaaaaaaaaataaaacattcaaAAATACGACTGCGCGAAAACTAGTTCCATGGACAGAAAGACAAAAGTCTGTCACTCTAAACTTTTTCAAGAATCATATCAAATCTAGAAGGCCTCCAAAAAAAGGGAAGTGTGAAGAACTAAAGAATAAATTTCCTGAGCTATTGAACAAAATAACTGGTTAAAGATTAAAGTATTCATACAAAATTCATATTGCAATAATAAAAATTAACgcatgtttttttattaaattttgggtTTTACATTACTCTAAGAATGATTGTTTatatttaaaagaataaaattttgtattttaaatGATTGTTGTTTTTATCAAGgaataaaaactagaaaatttttattatcgTTTTATTAATACTCCTATTAAATAAAtaccaatttaaaataaaataaaattattattatcattcATGAGGATCTATTTTAAATGCATTGAGTAACCAAAGTTAAAAAGTCCATTTAAAACATCTATAATTGGTTTCCCTTGTAGAAATCTAAATTTAGCTGATGAATGAGAACAGGTGTTCGAACTTTTTGTAGTAAGTAGGTATGGCAACACTGTAATGAcgcaataatatacaatatacactAAATTGGAGCTAATAAAGTGGGGTACCGAAAGGAGTTAGCAACATTTGCAAATTgaatgaaaatttgaaaatttaaaaatttaaaaaaaatattttattaaaaccaAAATTAGCAGCCCTTATTAATAAACAGTTTATAACAAATATTCACTATCGAATCGAACGTAACTCATCGCTATCAAGGAGACGCAAGAAGGTGCAAGTACGAAAAGACGCAACATTGTTGGaaagatgtatatatatatatatatatatatatatatatatatatatatatatatatatatatatatatatatatttatatatatatatatatatatatattaccctgccccttagaaataaatgactgcaacctcaataaaaaactaaagtctacatattgtcagtcaataataccaaacttctttatatatatatatatatatatatatatatatatatatatatatatacaaagtATCCTATAGAAAAATTAGAGAAAACTAATGTAGTATACGGCATTAGTTGCACTCAGTGTGAGGCTGTATATATTGGTGAGACTGGCAGGAATTTATCTAGTCGCGTAATTTCCCACAAAAGTGATTGCCGAATCAAAAAACCGTCTTGTGCTTTGGCAGAGCATGTGATTGACAAAGATCATATCATGGattttgacaacataaaaattttgtgcaatgaaggtaataaattcaaaaggacttttttggaaatggtatctattagtagaagtgatcatagtttaaataaaagatcagaaattcaaaatttaagcaaaatttataattacatcctttccttataattttaaataatattcagagcaccataaatatttcacttttttcaAATCCTTATTAGGTACATTTCTTTTGTACTTCTgtaaactactaaaatatttttttctctacttatttatttcttctttcttttttttaacaaatca includes the following:
- the LOC126883861 gene encoding uncharacterized protein LOC126883861, with amino-acid sequence MKTVAIRGKRGRGVPVLFNPEVQNHIDTLLAVRNEFVPRDNPYLFAPVKSSSHLISYKILGEHAKLSVAKDPTYITSARLRKHLATLSQLLNLSDGEIEQLATFMGYRQNYRSSYRLPDDIYQTTKIAKLLMVMEKGTANKFKGKSLDEVEIDMDKNILEDNFSESDVDVDDELKCWLHDDTEPSTSQIRQSMGARIGYYLQILSYCMDFNEILGLASTYLLIQSLPYPDVCFYLGGGSHPFLRVENFLVKITTEFAREPNSKQKLFHNFFLKTQYFLRYSWLKTLFERFFANTLKTMHLTKKTILNIFVGYKKTKRDLPY